The following are encoded together in the Oceanobacillus zhaokaii genome:
- a CDS encoding ABC transporter ATP-binding protein has product MSYLSLSEVYKKFNDVEVVKNLSLDIEEGELVSFLGPSGCGKTTTLNMIAGFLEVDGGGITVNGKAIHHLPAHKRGMGMMFQNYALFPHMTVFENVAYGLKLRKVKKSEIGEKVREALNMTHLQGYEKRYPKEMSGGQQQRVALARALVIRPRLLLLDEPLSNLDAKLRVKMREEIVEIQKQVGITTIFVTHDQEEALAISDRIAVMNKGRIEQFDTPENTYNQPESAFVSRFIGEVNEFTGVVLEKYDKNLKIRLFGLDYIVPMDGTLSNKEVDCFIRPEKVQVSETKPDNYNSFPAKIEKKTFLGNKTRLHLRKDGQLIIADIGSISVQPEHIYVGAEINTFWLDEDLHISRDEV; this is encoded by the coding sequence ATGAGCTATTTAAGTTTATCTGAAGTATATAAAAAATTTAATGATGTAGAAGTAGTCAAAAATTTATCATTGGATATTGAAGAAGGAGAATTGGTTTCGTTTTTAGGTCCCTCAGGCTGTGGGAAAACAACTACTCTAAACATGATTGCAGGATTTCTTGAAGTAGACGGAGGGGGAATCACGGTGAATGGTAAAGCCATTCATCACTTACCCGCTCATAAAAGAGGAATGGGAATGATGTTTCAGAATTATGCATTATTCCCTCACATGACTGTATTTGAAAATGTTGCTTATGGCCTTAAACTGCGTAAGGTCAAAAAAAGTGAAATAGGTGAGAAGGTTAGAGAAGCACTAAATATGACTCATTTACAGGGTTATGAAAAAAGATATCCTAAAGAGATGTCGGGAGGGCAGCAACAAAGAGTTGCTTTAGCTAGAGCTCTAGTAATAAGGCCTCGTCTATTATTATTAGATGAGCCCTTAAGTAATTTGGATGCAAAGTTACGTGTAAAAATGCGAGAGGAAATTGTAGAAATACAAAAACAGGTTGGGATAACAACAATTTTTGTAACGCATGATCAAGAAGAAGCATTGGCGATATCGGATCGTATTGCTGTCATGAATAAAGGCAGAATTGAACAATTTGATACGCCAGAAAACACCTATAATCAACCCGAATCAGCCTTTGTATCAAGATTTATAGGAGAGGTTAATGAATTTACAGGCGTAGTTTTGGAAAAGTATGATAAAAATCTTAAAATACGACTATTTGGTTTGGACTATATCGTCCCAATGGACGGTACCCTTTCGAATAAAGAAGTGGATTGTTTTATTCGACCTGAAAAAGTTCAAGTATCTGAAACAAAGCCAGATAATTATAATTCATTCCCAGCAAAAATTGAAAAGAAAACCTTCTTGGGAAATAAGACAAGACTACATTTAAGAAAAGATGGTCAGCTAATTATTGCTGATATCGGAAGTATCTCTGTTCAACCAGAACACATCTATGTCGGAGCTGAAATAAATACCTTTTGGTTAGATGAAGATCTGCACATTTCAAGAGATGAGGTGTAA
- a CDS encoding ABC transporter substrate-binding protein has product MRRKISLILITLVALILAACGGEKAQSEGDAGEGEKQTLVVAGYGGNYEEEFKKNIIPAFEEKYNVKVQYITGSSVATLSKLQAQKDNPEIDVAIIDDGPQAQARSLDLIAPLDESIVTNLEKVYDIAKMPDNLGVGFSFVEVGLAYNAEVFEQNNWEPLKSWNDLADPKYKGKLVLPSVLNTFGVNMLVMLAKVNGGDETNIDPGFEKLAEVAKNTVNFDDTADVSNYFVQGQTVASVWGTGRIYTLQDTGFPIEYVSPEEGAVPLIVTVSVVKNASNQELAQQFVNFLLDVEIQEMSAIKRFEGPVNMDVELSDEVAEKVPYGQERIEKLIKVDWDVINANRTQWNERWDKEIIN; this is encoded by the coding sequence ATGAGAAGAAAAATCAGTTTAATCTTGATTACTCTAGTAGCTTTAATTCTAGCTGCTTGTGGCGGTGAGAAAGCACAAAGTGAAGGAGATGCTGGTGAAGGTGAGAAACAGACATTAGTTGTTGCGGGTTATGGTGGTAATTATGAAGAGGAATTTAAAAAGAATATTATACCGGCGTTTGAAGAGAAATATAATGTAAAAGTTCAGTATATTACAGGAAGTTCAGTAGCAACTTTATCTAAACTTCAAGCGCAAAAAGATAATCCAGAAATTGATGTGGCTATAATAGATGATGGTCCTCAGGCGCAAGCTCGATCTCTTGATTTAATAGCACCACTAGATGAAAGTATTGTAACGAATTTAGAGAAAGTCTATGATATTGCTAAAATGCCAGATAATCTCGGTGTTGGATTTAGTTTTGTAGAAGTGGGTTTAGCTTACAATGCAGAAGTTTTTGAGCAAAATAATTGGGAACCATTAAAATCATGGAATGACTTGGCAGATCCTAAATATAAAGGTAAGTTAGTTCTTCCATCTGTATTGAACACCTTTGGGGTAAATATGTTAGTTATGTTAGCCAAGGTGAATGGTGGAGACGAAACGAATATTGATCCTGGCTTTGAAAAGTTGGCGGAGGTTGCTAAGAATACAGTTAACTTTGATGACACGGCTGATGTTTCAAATTATTTTGTTCAGGGTCAAACAGTTGCATCTGTTTGGGGGACTGGTCGAATTTATACGCTTCAGGATACAGGTTTTCCAATCGAGTATGTCAGCCCTGAAGAGGGTGCGGTTCCTTTGATTGTGACTGTAAGTGTGGTTAAAAATGCATCAAATCAAGAATTAGCGCAACAATTTGTGAATTTCTTGTTAGATGTTGAAATTCAGGAGATGTCAGCGATTAAAAGATTTGAGGGACCTGTAAATATGGATGTGGAATTAAGTGATGAAGTAGCAGAAAAAGTTCCATATGGTCAAGAACGTATCGAAAAACTAATCAAGGTAGATTGGGATGTAATTAATGCGAATAGAACCCAATGGAATGAGCGATGGGATAAAGAAATTATAAACTAG
- a CDS encoding aspartate aminotransferase family protein → MNNLVNKTDENMKWLDRENEVLGSGMRLPFFPLVIKEAKGEFIYDYDGNKWIDFLSSACVTNTGHSHPVIIDHMKEQMDRLVHYNPAYASHENLIALSEELIRITPGNFSKKVTYGLSGGDANDTAIKLARSYTRKSKILAFSRSYHGNTYGALSASAVSLPMRRHMGPLLPEIYHIPFPDIYRPQFNAVDESERCIAAIEDLLETVCPPEEIAAIIIEPIQGDSGVIVPQQIYIDKLKELCNEHGILIIADEVQTGFGRTGKWFGSEHFQLEPDLIVLGKAIASGMPLSAVVGRSEIMTSWEPPAGAFSLAANPISCAASRATIEVIQTENLIKRAQELGSHIKDRFRDLQERFEVIGDIRGEGLMIGIDLVKDQMSKEPNHSFAAKICWRCWEKGLFLTFFSGSVLRIAPPLTIKDVYLEQSLRILEESFEDVTQGRVPDSVLDKIKGW, encoded by the coding sequence GTGAATAACTTAGTGAATAAAACGGATGAAAATATGAAATGGTTGGATAGAGAAAATGAAGTCCTAGGTTCTGGGATGCGACTTCCTTTTTTCCCTCTCGTTATTAAAGAGGCCAAAGGAGAATTCATCTATGACTATGATGGTAACAAATGGATCGATTTCCTATCCAGTGCTTGTGTAACAAATACCGGACATTCTCATCCAGTTATTATTGATCATATGAAAGAACAAATGGATCGATTAGTACACTATAATCCAGCGTATGCTAGTCATGAAAATCTAATCGCTTTATCAGAAGAACTAATTCGTATTACTCCTGGAAATTTTTCGAAAAAGGTAACCTATGGCTTATCAGGCGGTGATGCGAATGACACTGCGATCAAGCTAGCTAGAAGTTATACCAGGAAATCTAAGATTTTAGCATTTTCACGTTCGTATCATGGAAATACCTATGGTGCTTTAAGTGCCTCTGCAGTTAGTTTGCCTATGAGACGACATATGGGTCCTTTATTACCTGAAATCTATCACATTCCTTTCCCAGATATATACCGTCCTCAGTTCAATGCCGTTGATGAGAGTGAACGGTGTATAGCAGCCATTGAAGATTTACTCGAAACTGTTTGCCCACCAGAAGAAATAGCAGCCATTATAATTGAGCCTATACAAGGAGACTCTGGAGTAATTGTACCTCAACAGATTTATATAGATAAGTTAAAAGAGTTATGTAACGAACATGGTATTCTGATTATAGCAGACGAAGTCCAAACAGGATTTGGTCGAACAGGAAAATGGTTTGGGAGTGAACACTTTCAATTAGAACCTGATTTAATAGTCTTGGGTAAAGCAATTGCTTCCGGTATGCCTTTAAGTGCAGTGGTCGGTAGAAGTGAAATAATGACTTCTTGGGAACCGCCTGCAGGGGCATTTTCACTAGCAGCGAACCCAATTAGTTGTGCCGCATCCAGGGCCACAATCGAAGTTATTCAAACCGAAAATCTAATAAAGCGTGCTCAGGAATTAGGTTCCCATATCAAGGATCGCTTTAGGGATTTACAAGAACGCTTTGAAGTAATAGGTGACATTAGGGGAGAAGGATTGATGATTGGTATTGATCTTGTAAAAGATCAAATGAGTAAAGAACCGAATCATTCATTTGCTGCAAAAATATGTTGGCGCTGTTGGGAAAAAGGATTATTTCTAACCTTTTTTTCAGGTTCTGTTTTACGTATTGCCCCTCCCCTTACGATTAAAGATGTATATCTGGAACAATCATTACGAATCCTGGAAGAGTCATTTGAAGATGTTACGCAAGGTCGTGTGCCAGATAGTGTCCTTGATAAAATTAAGGGGTGGTAA
- the ortB gene encoding 2-amino-4-oxopentanoate thiolase subunit OrtB, with amino-acid sequence MMFGQTYQQTMQRRNEIISNSLKVNYEQFQTSPIAFDYEKMMTVLGYNIKEVMKIQKEAQVGNTPLWELKQLTKLIRNISPKGKGARILMKDEAANPSGSFKDRRASLAVYEAKKRGFTGVVAATSGNYGAAVASQAAKQGLKCIVLQEASDSDGIGQPEIIEKARKCESLGAEVVQLSVGPELFYTALATLDETKYFNASLYSPYAIAGVETLGYEIASEVQQQFGKEPAAVCITHAGGGNVTGTARGLRKYGNIQTKIIGVSVDLKGLHMASDQDFNRKSFTTGHTGFSIPFTTNPDRSDVPYNAARPLRYLDQFITVTQGEVFYTTELLAKLEGLERGPAGNTSLAAALVLAQQLDEDEIIVVQETEYTGAGKHPVAQLNFAKKQGINVYKGNPEENKPGSTIVIPEHIQQLRVEEIDLERIRESYLRNKLKNQNINKLNTEDKNFLAKEINRDLNYIESYINRNSSVLS; translated from the coding sequence ATGATGTTTGGCCAAACGTATCAACAAACAATGCAACGCAGAAACGAAATTATCTCAAATTCACTAAAAGTTAATTATGAACAATTTCAGACAAGTCCGATTGCCTTTGATTATGAAAAAATGATGACGGTATTAGGATATAACATTAAAGAGGTAATGAAAATTCAAAAAGAAGCTCAAGTCGGAAATACACCTTTATGGGAATTAAAACAGTTAACAAAATTAATCCGAAATATTTCTCCTAAGGGTAAAGGTGCAAGAATTTTAATGAAAGATGAGGCAGCTAATCCTTCTGGCAGCTTTAAAGATCGACGTGCTTCACTTGCGGTTTATGAAGCTAAGAAAAGAGGGTTTACAGGTGTAGTTGCTGCGACGAGTGGTAATTATGGTGCTGCTGTTGCAAGTCAGGCAGCAAAACAAGGATTAAAATGTATTGTTTTACAAGAAGCTTCCGACAGTGATGGGATAGGGCAGCCGGAAATAATTGAGAAGGCAAGAAAATGCGAAAGCCTTGGAGCAGAAGTAGTACAGTTGTCTGTTGGTCCTGAACTTTTCTATACAGCTTTAGCTACCTTAGATGAAACTAAATATTTTAATGCCTCACTGTATTCTCCGTATGCGATTGCTGGTGTGGAAACACTAGGATATGAAATCGCCTCAGAGGTACAGCAACAATTTGGTAAAGAACCTGCAGCCGTCTGTATCACTCATGCTGGTGGAGGAAACGTTACAGGTACGGCTAGGGGGCTAAGGAAATATGGAAATATACAGACTAAAATAATCGGTGTTTCCGTGGATTTAAAAGGGCTGCATATGGCCTCGGATCAAGATTTTAACCGTAAGTCATTTACAACGGGACATACTGGATTTAGCATTCCTTTTACTACAAATCCCGATCGTTCAGATGTTCCCTACAATGCGGCTCGACCATTACGGTATCTTGATCAATTTATAACAGTTACCCAGGGTGAAGTATTTTATACAACAGAATTATTAGCGAAATTAGAAGGATTGGAAAGAGGACCCGCGGGAAATACATCTTTAGCTGCTGCATTAGTTTTGGCACAACAATTGGATGAAGATGAAATTATAGTAGTTCAAGAGACTGAATATACTGGGGCTGGTAAGCATCCAGTTGCACAACTTAATTTTGCAAAAAAGCAAGGAATAAATGTTTATAAGGGAAATCCTGAAGAAAACAAACCGGGGTCAACAATTGTAATTCCAGAACATATCCAACAATTGAGAGTAGAAGAGATAGATTTAGAACGAATCAGAGAATCATACTTACGGAATAAACTCAAAAATCAAAATATCAATAAACTCAACACAGAAGATAAGAACTTTTTAGCGAAGGAAATAAACAGGGATTTGAATTATATAGAGTCTTACATCAATAGAAACTCGTCTGTGTTATCTTAA
- the ortA gene encoding 2-amino-4-oxopentanoate thiolase subunit OrtA, translated as MNIVKKGTWVEVKNIILNPEDRLSQLPKDTKEVPYEMKVKGFLANDANINENATIRTLSGRLIKGELTQLQPEYNHSFGPPVIELLHIGEEEINILNNRQ; from the coding sequence ATGAATATAGTAAAAAAAGGTACTTGGGTTGAAGTGAAAAACATAATATTGAATCCCGAAGATAGATTAAGTCAACTACCTAAGGACACAAAAGAAGTCCCATATGAGATGAAGGTAAAAGGGTTTCTTGCTAATGATGCTAACATAAATGAAAACGCTACCATTAGGACTTTAAGTGGACGACTGATAAAAGGAGAATTAACTCAATTACAACCAGAATATAATCATAGTTTTGGACCACCTGTTATAGAATTACTTCATATTGGAGAAGAGGAAATAAACATACTAAATAACCGTCAGTAA
- a CDS encoding helix-turn-helix domain-containing protein → MENIINIIGNNIGKIRKENGYSFDQLAQLTGVSKSMLAQIEKGQKTPTVTTLWKIASGLNVTPSLLMVKTQQATVQIVKTDNLTRLIEDDGKYIISPFLPFDNETKFEVYKMELEPGCIHISDPHFKDVKEYVFVYTGTIEIEIEDKVYKASSGEAIVFSGDVHHTYKNIGKETVSVFNLIFNPNR, encoded by the coding sequence ATGGAAAATATAATTAATATCATTGGAAATAATATAGGAAAAATACGTAAGGAAAATGGATATTCTTTTGATCAATTAGCTCAACTCACAGGTGTAAGTAAGAGCATGCTTGCTCAAATTGAAAAGGGACAAAAAACCCCTACAGTGACTACTCTTTGGAAAATTGCTAGTGGCCTTAATGTAACCCCTTCTTTACTAATGGTAAAAACTCAGCAAGCAACTGTACAAATTGTAAAAACAGACAACTTAACCCGATTGATTGAAGATGATGGGAAATATATTATTTCTCCATTTCTACCTTTCGATAACGAAACCAAATTTGAGGTTTATAAAATGGAATTAGAGCCTGGCTGCATACATATATCCGATCCGCATTTTAAGGATGTTAAAGAGTATGTTTTCGTTTACACTGGAACTATAGAAATTGAAATAGAAGACAAAGTCTACAAAGCCTCAAGCGGAGAAGCCATTGTTTTCTCTGGAGATGTGCATCATACGTATAAAAATATAGGCAAGGAAACAGTATCTGTGTTTAATTTAATTTTTAACCCGAATCGATAA
- a CDS encoding VanZ family protein — protein MTFLLILWIIIMLIGLCTEDVYALFANGEISFSFTWTPNWEHFLQLYPIDTVSSFELFGHFIIFFILTCLIIEVVSNYAHILVAAFTFAIFTEIIQVFFGRGADLYDILMDLLGIVVAIGDYYRLEESS, from the coding sequence TTGACCTTTTTACTAATTTTATGGATAATCATTATGCTAATTGGATTGTGCACAGAAGATGTCTATGCGTTGTTTGCTAATGGCGAGATTAGTTTTTCATTTACATGGACTCCTAATTGGGAACATTTTTTACAGCTATATCCAATAGATACTGTCAGTAGTTTTGAACTTTTTGGGCATTTTATCATATTTTTCATTTTAACTTGTTTAATAATTGAAGTTGTTTCGAACTATGCTCATATTTTAGTTGCTGCCTTTACTTTCGCAATCTTTACCGAGATCATACAGGTTTTCTTTGGGCGAGGTGCAGACTTGTATGATATTCTGATGGATCTATTAGGAATAGTCGTTGCAATTGGGGATTACTATCGTTTGGAGGAAAGTAGTTAG
- a CDS encoding AraC family transcriptional regulator: protein MYKVVLVDDDYIVLEYLTKMIPWEALGFSIIGSFQDGKKALDQLELEMADLVITDIGMPVMDGISLLRYSKELNPNLFSIILSCHDDFQYAQQAIKLDTFEYILKESMDANNITKLLAELKVKMDIEKSKRYQMDKLEEEKHKYFKRNLINSLIEGEIIDQELSELGINITTCIPVFCFIDQFQKVDHHSNEILKRKIEQILSKADISLHLFYKESMFIMFYHSASSLNQNLTKTIKEIQYTIKKDMNLSITCIIGDKYGSSNGILDQLDAINNQRFYLKYGSITELTELAFSTDNLYSYFIDTLEELRIKIIEADDQGISNVIREWTSIIIQHNYQPHIVKEWTTKLLLDIKIKLNSILNFEPGFYLHNSDNKITNAQTIFQIEEILNDTLAEVIEKIKETKELPKRNEVIEAQKYVLSNLDRKITLKNVAEFLHLNSSYFSRLYKQETNENFIDFVNKSKMEKAKELIDSSNVTIENISEMLGFDSKSYFIRTFKKYLGMSPTEYKYYLTSFKDEKHG from the coding sequence ATGTATAAGGTTGTCCTTGTAGATGATGATTATATCGTATTAGAGTATTTAACAAAAATGATCCCTTGGGAAGCGTTAGGCTTTTCTATAATTGGTAGTTTCCAGGACGGTAAAAAGGCATTAGACCAACTTGAGTTGGAAATGGCGGATTTAGTAATTACAGATATTGGAATGCCTGTGATGGACGGGATAAGTTTACTTCGATATTCTAAAGAATTAAATCCTAATTTGTTCTCTATCATATTATCCTGTCATGATGATTTTCAGTATGCGCAGCAAGCGATAAAATTGGATACCTTTGAATATATCTTGAAGGAATCTATGGATGCAAATAATATAACGAAACTATTAGCCGAATTAAAAGTAAAAATGGATATAGAGAAAAGTAAAAGATACCAAATGGATAAGCTAGAAGAAGAAAAACATAAATATTTTAAACGAAATTTAATAAATTCCTTAATCGAAGGAGAAATCATAGACCAAGAATTAAGTGAGTTAGGAATAAATATTACTACATGTATACCGGTCTTTTGTTTCATTGATCAGTTTCAAAAGGTCGACCACCATTCTAATGAAATATTGAAACGCAAGATAGAACAAATTTTAAGCAAAGCAGATATTTCACTTCATCTTTTTTATAAGGAATCCATGTTTATTATGTTTTATCATTCTGCTTCGTCACTGAACCAGAATTTAACGAAGACGATAAAGGAAATTCAATATACTATTAAAAAGGATATGAATCTAAGTATTACATGTATTATTGGTGACAAGTATGGCTCCTCTAATGGTATATTAGATCAACTGGATGCTATTAATAATCAAAGATTTTACTTGAAGTATGGCTCGATAACTGAGCTAACAGAGCTAGCTTTTTCAACTGATAATTTATACTCCTATTTTATTGATACTTTAGAAGAACTAAGGATAAAGATAATTGAGGCAGATGATCAGGGGATAAGTAACGTAATACGAGAGTGGACATCTATTATTATTCAACATAATTATCAGCCGCATATTGTAAAAGAGTGGACAACCAAATTACTATTGGACATAAAAATAAAGCTTAATTCCATATTGAACTTTGAACCTGGGTTTTATTTACACAATTCGGATAACAAAATTACAAATGCACAGACTATTTTTCAGATTGAAGAGATACTAAATGATACATTAGCTGAAGTAATCGAAAAAATAAAAGAAACAAAGGAGCTTCCAAAGCGAAATGAGGTCATAGAAGCGCAGAAGTATGTACTATCAAATCTGGATAGAAAGATTACTTTAAAGAATGTAGCTGAATTTCTACATTTAAACTCAAGTTATTTCAGCAGGCTATATAAGCAAGAAACCAATGAAAATTTCATTGATTTCGTTAATAAATCAAAGATGGAAAAAGCGAAAGAATTAATAGATAGTTCAAACGTAACAATTGAGAATATATCCGAAATGCTGGGATTTGATTCTAAGAGTTACTTTATTAGAACGTTTAAAAAGTATTTAGGGATGTCACCGACAGAATATAAATATTATTTAACATCATTTAAAGATGAAAAGCATGGGTAA
- a CDS encoding sensor histidine kinase, whose protein sequence is MKANTWRHTLTLRQRLIISAILCVFLPSLITLVVSNYITKDELEKRAVTNIEETLRYVELNVTSYLEDLIYVSNYLQFDNKINTLLKENEHQIYDNSKDNLNAIKNIKITNDLRNIINILSPFYLTILLEDGFSYTNYSKTEYNPNNFLTLDWFKDISDSSYNSINWIGVHPTYIKSDQAKEPNLITITRTLKLSQTKNAYTIISINESDISDILEEANFNNQQEFMLIDADGVILSSDNKKEIQKQFNYNYQIENEQSNYSIVTYKGMDYFLVSYPLTYNNWNLVSLVPYKEMVGNVNTITRNTLILQYLFFAAFLILLIYLVTRLTRPINKLSLITKEVEKGNLQVRSKFQGAGDIETLGYSFDKMLDQIEEMINQIKKEEKGKRKAELEMLQAQINPHFLFNILNSIRLKITLNGDKHSGQLIQSLSSLLRMTINRNNEFITLQEEIETVHHYVKLMNFRHNGHVEIINELSSETLMVEVPRFFLQPIIENAIIHGFNQKGGNIIISAAIKNNLLFIGIKDNGKGMSEGVLCELQNNMLHVNLTNQKVNRSSFTGIGLKNVYQRLLLIYGNEFHMEINSQIEKGTEIEIYIPMEEGVLSNV, encoded by the coding sequence ATGAAAGCCAATACATGGAGGCATACTCTAACTTTAAGACAGCGTTTAATTATATCTGCAATTCTATGTGTTTTCTTACCCTCACTTATTACATTGGTAGTCTCTAATTATATTACAAAAGATGAATTAGAAAAAAGGGCTGTAACTAATATCGAGGAAACATTAAGATATGTGGAACTGAATGTTACGAGTTATTTAGAGGATTTAATATATGTCTCTAATTATTTACAATTTGACAATAAAATAAATACTTTATTGAAAGAAAATGAGCATCAAATTTATGATAATTCTAAAGATAATTTAAATGCAATAAAAAATATAAAGATTACTAATGATCTAAGGAATATTATCAATATATTGAGCCCTTTTTATTTAACAATTCTTTTAGAAGATGGTTTTTCTTATACAAATTATTCTAAAACGGAATATAACCCTAATAATTTTTTAACCCTTGATTGGTTTAAAGATATAAGTGATTCCAGCTACAATAGCATTAACTGGATAGGTGTTCATCCAACCTATATTAAGTCTGACCAAGCGAAGGAACCTAATCTAATTACTATTACAAGAACACTAAAGCTTTCTCAAACTAAAAATGCATACACAATTATTAGTATAAATGAAAGCGATATCAGTGATATTTTAGAAGAAGCTAATTTTAATAATCAACAAGAATTTATGTTAATAGATGCAGACGGTGTCATTCTATCTAGTGATAATAAAAAAGAAATACAAAAACAATTTAATTATAATTATCAAATAGAAAATGAACAATCGAACTATTCTATCGTAACTTATAAAGGGATGGATTATTTTCTAGTCAGTTATCCATTGACTTATAATAACTGGAATTTGGTAAGTTTAGTACCGTACAAAGAAATGGTTGGAAATGTCAATACGATAACGCGTAATACGTTAATATTGCAATATCTATTTTTTGCTGCTTTTTTAATTCTCCTTATATACCTTGTTACTAGATTAACTAGACCAATAAATAAACTAAGTTTAATTACAAAAGAGGTTGAAAAAGGAAATCTGCAAGTGCGGTCTAAATTCCAAGGAGCAGGAGATATCGAAACATTGGGATATTCCTTTGATAAAATGCTGGATCAAATAGAAGAAATGATAAATCAGATAAAGAAAGAGGAAAAGGGTAAACGTAAAGCAGAACTAGAGATGCTTCAGGCTCAAATTAATCCGCACTTTTTATTTAATATATTGAATTCCATTCGCTTAAAAATAACATTGAACGGTGATAAACATAGTGGCCAATTAATTCAGTCATTATCATCTTTATTACGTATGACGATAAATCGCAACAATGAATTTATTACATTACAAGAAGAAATTGAAACGGTTCATCACTATGTTAAATTAATGAATTTTAGGCATAATGGTCATGTTGAAATTATTAATGAGTTATCCTCCGAGACATTAATGGTAGAAGTACCAAGATTCTTTCTTCAACCTATAATTGAAAACGCAATCATTCATGGCTTCAACCAAAAGGGAGGAAATATAATAATTTCTGCAGCTATAAAGAACAATCTACTATTCATTGGAATAAAAGATAATGGAAAAGGCATGAGTGAAGGGGTATTATGTGAACTGCAAAATAATATGCTGCATGTAAATTTGACTAATCAAAAAGTAAATAGATCATCTTTTACTGGAATAGGATTGAAAAATGTTTATCAAAGGCTTTTGCTCATTTATGGGAATGAGTTCCATATGGAAATTAATAGTCAAATAGAAAAAGGAACAGAGATTGAGATTTACATACCAATGGAAGAGGGAGTGTTAAGTAATGTATAA